GTTTCCGCGTCCGTCCCACCCCTTGTTCGATTTAAGGAGCGTCCCCGCCACGGACACCCCTCCTATCTCTCGGGCGAGATATTCCCATTCATACCTATCGGGCAAATGCCACCCTTCGGGGCATACCCCACGCACCACAGAACTCAGATATATCTTTTCGGAACAATAAACGTCATAACCGCAGCCTTTACCCATTTCACTAAACATGGCTACGCTATCCATCGCGGCACTCCACAGATACAGGCGCCCATACACGTCACAACTGTCAGTCTCGTTAAAAGGACAAAAACTCGACGAATCCAATTCAGCCGTTTTCTGCGTATAACGGTAATTCAAGTTTTCAGCCATCCAGGTAAAGCCAACTATCGTCACCGTCTTATAGACATGTCCATCGCGGGAATCTGTCATTGTCCCCATTTCAAATTCAACGGATTTGCGGCGCGCATTATCCTTATAATCAAAAGACGGTTCCATGGAATCGGGCATAAACCCTTCGGAATCCATAACGCAGCGAACAGAAGCTGCACCTTGGTCGTCACCGCATTCATAATCCCCGACGTCAAAACCATCTCCAATAATGACTTTCATCCCGCACCGATCCGCCTGCGAAGACGCCCAGAAATATCCAGCATCCCGATCATCCACATAGTTGGCATCCCAGCTTTTATATCCCCCGGCACGAGCTCCAAAGCCATAAGTATCAAGTCCCCCTTTAGGGCAAGCGTCATCAAAATCGCACCATTCTTCACTCTGCGATTTTAATTTATGCACAATATCCGTTCCAACAAAGGCAAAAAGAGTATCCCATTCCGCAAGCGATGGCAAATGCCACCCTTCAGGGCACACGCCACGCATTACTGGAGCCAAGTCGCAGGAATCTTTTTCGGCACAGTCAGGCCTACCTACGGCAACATACCACGGATACAGTTTTCCATACGTATCGCAATATTCAAACTTGTCATCAAAGCAAAAAGAATCACCCGCTTCCAGCCTTAAATTTTCCGCCATCCAAGTCTGGCTGCCTATCATCACCGTCCTGTATGATTTCCCATCGCGACGGTCAACCAAGTTCCCGTAGGCAACCGACAGATTCCATTTCATAGGATTCTTCTCGGTGACTTCCGATTCATCATCTTGCTTAGCAGAAGTTGTATTTGAGCCATCGCCACTACACGCAGCCAACAGCGCCATCAAGGCAAAAAGCCACAAGAATTTTTTCATACACCCCTCTCTTATTGCTTCTACTCACAATTTATAAAATAGAGCTTTCCCATCTATCGCGATTTCTCGTAGTACGGGGCTTCAGACGTAGATTTGTAGCTTCGATCGCCGGGTTCTTCCATAACACACCGAACAACCAGCTTATCCGACTTGCTGCGAGAGGCGTATGTGCTAAACGACACCGATGCTCCATCGCTATAAATTGCATTTTCAATAATCAAGGCATACGCATAACTGGAACTGGCCTCGGCATACCACATCCCCGTCACATGGCCTTCATCTTTACTTTTGAGTTTGCTGATGTCTCTAGGCAAAAATTCCATATTCAAGCAATCCGTGCCTTTAAAATAACGTATCGAATCAGCAGACCAACCCGTTTTTCCGACAAGGCATTCATCATACCCGCCATATGCAGAGAGTTCTTGTCTATCCCAGTAGGTAGGCAAATGCCATCCTTCCGGACACACGCCCCGAATCATGGCGCTTATTTCGCCATTATTACTGCCATTACCCGTCGCCGTATACCACGAATAAAGAGTATTCTCTTTATATTGCAAATCTTCTTGCATCCATAAATGGTCGCCGATACCGACAGTTCTGTATTCACGTCCGTCACGGCTATCGGTCATTGTACCGGTATGTTGACTTTTACGATTCCAGTAGCCGCCCTTACAAACATAAGTGACGTATTTTTTCTTCAGCTCCTCATTTTCTCTGGCGGCATTGCATTCCTTGGAAAAATACCTCTTGCTATTATCTTTGTAGAGTTCCCCATTTCTGCAAACATACAAATCCCTATACGGATTTAACGAATCTGTATGGAGATAGTTGTCCACATGGCCCCAAAGCGTGTCTCCATCAACCTTGCACTTTCTTCCGGAAACGTCATATTCTACATAAGTGGCTTCAACCCACCCCGTCGAGTCACACACATAATAAAATTTTTTATTTCCATCCGGATAGAATGTCGTATTGCCGATTTTAGAGGCGTCGCATTCTTCAGTCAGAATACTGCAGGGCCATTTTTGGCTGCACACAAACACGGACGAACTGGACTGTGGTACCGAACTGGAACTCGGCAATCCTGCGGAAGAACTGGACTGGACATTTTGAGAAGAACTCGAAGCAACCGTTTTGCCAGAAGAGCTGGAATTTGTTTTTGAGGAACTGGAGCTCTTCGAATTTTCTGAAGAACTCGATTTAGAGGACTTTTCCGAGGAACTGGACTGAGCCTTCTTTGCAGAAGAGCTTGACTTAACGAGCGAACTCAACGATTCCTCTACGCTGCTGGAGCTTTCGAGCTTTTCGCCAGAGCTATCGTCATTGCCCGAGACAGAATCTTCAGAGCACGCCACAAACAAGGCGGTCAACGCGCTTAATAAAAATATTCTGTTCATCACCCCCCCCTTCTTAATTGAGAAATTTAGTCCCCGACCCGCTTGAAACTCTTGGGGATATTCAAGCGCCAGGTTCCTGAACTGAACGATTTGTTGCGAGCAATCTTCTTGATTTTTATTTCAAGGAATTTCTCGCCGTCTAATTCAAATATAATATTTGACGGCGTTTCTACGCCCTCGAATTCCTTGAAATCATTAAAATGGATCGTTTCGGTCTTGCCGCCGCGACCCATGCGCGAAATCCAGGCGACATGTTCGCCCTCTTTTGCAAAACGGAAGGCCCTACCCATCTTTTCGCGGGCATAGATTACGCCTTCCACGCGCGTTGAATCTTCGGGCGGGGCAACTTCTTCGTAGCCTTCGGGCAATAAGCGCCCGTCAAAAATGTCGGCCACCTGGTGAATATGCACCATCGGGAGCGCATCATTGTTCAAGAGCCCCACCATATAGCCTACGCCCTTCATGTAAAGCTTTTCCGTCGGGAAGGTCATCTGCCAGCCTTCTTCTTGCCACAGGAGCGAGGCCACCCCGATTCCCAGCGGGCCCGTGAGTTCCATACGGTAACGCTTGCCCGGCACCGAGAATATCACGGCATCCAGTTCCTGCGTCGTGGCATTTCCTGTCGCCGTATCTTGTTGAACAATCGTGAGCAAGAATTTGGCTCGTAGGCTATCACGCGGAGCTTCTTGAACGCTGTCAGCCGTAGCGGCTGCAGGCTCTACCACAGGCTTTTTACCCGCGCACCCGACAAGAGCGCAAAGAGCGAGCAAGACAAATAATTTCAAAAGAAACAAGCGCATTTATTGTCACACGAATTCGATTTTGCTCACGCAAAATCCTTTCTACTTTTTCCCACTGTAATATTTTTTAACAGCAGGGTGATGCGGCTGCAACTTTTTCAGTTTCTTGTAAGCCGTCTTGGTTTCATTTTTCATGCCAAGAGCTTCATAAATCGCCGCCATGTGTTCCCAATAAACATAGTCGTCGTCAAAATGCGGGCTCTTGATGAGTTTCATCACCGTGAGTGCATCTTCGAATTTTCCCTTGCGGTAAAATCCCCAAGCTCTCGAATCGAGGTAGGCTTCAGAAGGTTCGCCACCCTGTTCCATCAACAGGGCCTTGTCAACCATGGCAATTCCCTTGTCCAGTTCTTCGGGGCTACGGTTCAAGTCAATCAGCGTGTAGCCATAGTAATTCAAGACTTCGGCGCGGTCAATCGAAGGGTTCTCAAAGCGAAGTACGTACTCGAATATGGCAAACGCCTCGTCGTAGCGTTCCATACGTTCCAGGTTCATGGCGCGCAGCACGCGGGTCTGCAAGTCCGAAGAATCCCTCGAGGCAAGATCCTTGTAGAATTCATCGGCGCGCTCACGCAAAGCCATCGATTTCTTGATCCTTGCAGAATCTCCGATATCCTTCTGCCAGATTTCCTGGGCTTCGGCGCTCAAAAGGCGGGCGTACACGTTACGGAACTGGCGCCTGTTGCGTTCGACGTCCATCTTCATGCGCATCATCGAGGCAGAGTCAGCGATTCCTTCCATCGGGGTCCACTTGTCCCACACGGCAATCACCGAGTCGAGCATCTTGTAAGCTTTGCTGTACATTCCGGCGGTACCGTAAGTCAACGCAAGCGAGGCCTTGTCGCCACCCATGGCCGCAGAATCTGCCTTTTCGGCATAGCGCACGGCATCTTTAGGCTTCTTCTCCTTAAAGGCAATGGCCGAAAGCGTGTGGTAGGCGCCCGTCACATAAATGCGCTGGTCCGCAATATTTTCGGCGGCATACTTTAAATGCACCTTGGCGCTGTCATAATCGCCGTACACGTTCTCGTACTGGCCCAAGAAATTTGCAAGAAGCGGGGTACGCACCATATCCACCGTATACTTTTTCTTGAGCAGGGCATAAGCGGAATCGCGCTTGTTGCTTTCGGCAAGCGAGCTCATCAAGAGCACGACCATCGACTCGTCATCTTCGGTCGATTCCGTCAGCGTATCTACAATCGCCTGCGCTTCTTTCATGCGCTTCTGGAACACAAGCCCTTGCACCATCTGCAAAAGCATTTTCTTGTCGCCGGTCGCCTCGTGGCCCTTTTCAAAGAGTTCCACGACGGCGGAGTCCTTGCCCAAGTCAAGCAAAAGCTTTAGCTGGCGCTGGAACAGCGAGGGCATGTAATTCACTTGCGGCAAAAGCAAGTCATA
This uncultured Fibrobacter sp. DNA region includes the following protein-coding sequences:
- a CDS encoding FISUMP domain-containing protein; this encodes MKKFLWLFALMALLAACSGDGSNTTSAKQDDESEVTEKNPMKWNLSVAYGNLVDRRDGKSYRTVMIGSQTWMAENLRLEAGDSFCFDDKFEYCDTYGKLYPWYVAVGRPDCAEKDSCDLAPVMRGVCPEGWHLPSLAEWDTLFAFVGTDIVHKLKSQSEEWCDFDDACPKGGLDTYGFGARAGGYKSWDANYVDDRDAGYFWASSQADRCGMKVIIGDGFDVGDYECGDDQGAASVRCVMDSEGFMPDSMEPSFDYKDNARRKSVEFEMGTMTDSRDGHVYKTVTIVGFTWMAENLNYRYTQKTAELDSSSFCPFNETDSCDVYGRLYLWSAAMDSVAMFSEMGKGCGYDVYCSEKIYLSSVVRGVCPEGWHLPDRYEWEYLAREIGGVSVAGTLLKSNKGWDGRGNGTDEYGFSILPVSTYQYSFQANKYYTGFWSFREDMYAGLAFENEMAEIAYFDAYSTRLSMSSGLKNSANPVRCVKNLE
- a CDS encoding FISUMP domain-containing protein, whose translation is MNRIFLLSALTALFVACSEDSVSGNDDSSGEKLESSSSVEESLSSLVKSSSSAKKAQSSSSEKSSKSSSSENSKSSSSSKTNSSSSGKTVASSSSQNVQSSSSAGLPSSSSVPQSSSSVFVCSQKWPCSILTEECDASKIGNTTFYPDGNKKFYYVCDSTGWVEATYVEYDVSGRKCKVDGDTLWGHVDNYLHTDSLNPYRDLYVCRNGELYKDNSKRYFSKECNAARENEELKKKYVTYVCKGGYWNRKSQHTGTMTDSRDGREYRTVGIGDHLWMQEDLQYKENTLYSWYTATGNGSNNGEISAMIRGVCPEGWHLPTYWDRQELSAYGGYDECLVGKTGWSADSIRYFKGTDCLNMEFLPRDISKLKSKDEGHVTGMWYAEASSSYAYALIIENAIYSDGASVSFSTYASRSKSDKLVVRCVMEEPGDRSYKSTSEAPYYEKSR